One genomic segment of Aulosira sp. FACHB-615 includes these proteins:
- a CDS encoding DUF6745 domain-containing protein produces MIETLTPEQEALIPVYRDKWRKIALSNKQIETKKATEIIKQAFADSGIINNPKIKFVSSPLNAFEDIKNLYTLQKQVTYLSFPLFIIILPLVVCFYSLQIESDYVSGLIFVLGCTLSAITYYKLSRIIILNIDTDILARLRVYLLNNTNCYLSKSLERKLSREFYDPILEQTERQLSRIHSTKLKVNLHYFRILCPIGYGWYQWRIFVQNVARLDYCISVFNWKYDFNKWPIMQSMIEEVGCIIPAYNQILLVVNRPIALNLDSQNRLHAEGETAIRFADGYSFYSYHGVTLPERYGKLHPHQWQAKWLLEEKNTELRRALIQGIGYSKICQELQATELDCWHEYVLLKIDAFVDIEEIYLLKMTCPSTGFIYVLRVPPYMKSAREAIRWVNWDIDPEEFGMQT; encoded by the coding sequence ATGATTGAAACACTGACTCCAGAACAAGAAGCCTTAATTCCCGTTTATCGTGATAAGTGGCGAAAAATAGCATTGTCAAATAAACAAATTGAGACTAAAAAAGCTACCGAAATAATCAAGCAGGCTTTTGCTGATAGTGGAATTATCAATAATCCTAAAATCAAGTTTGTCAGTAGCCCCTTAAATGCTTTTGAAGATATAAAGAATTTATACACTTTGCAAAAACAAGTAACCTATTTATCTTTTCCTTTATTTATTATTATCCTTCCATTAGTAGTATGTTTTTATTCACTACAAATTGAATCTGATTACGTTAGTGGATTAATATTTGTTTTAGGTTGCACTTTATCTGCAATAACATACTATAAACTATCTCGAATAATAATCTTAAATATTGATACAGATATACTGGCTAGACTCAGGGTATATCTGCTAAATAATACAAATTGCTATCTAAGCAAATCTTTGGAACGTAAATTAAGCAGAGAATTCTATGATCCTATTTTAGAACAAACAGAAAGACAATTATCTAGAATACACAGCACAAAACTTAAGGTGAATTTACATTACTTTAGAATATTATGTCCTATTGGTTATGGTTGGTATCAATGGAGAATATTTGTACAAAATGTAGCTAGATTAGACTATTGTATCTCAGTGTTTAACTGGAAGTATGATTTTAATAAATGGCCAATTATGCAGTCTATGATTGAAGAAGTTGGCTGTATTATTCCTGCTTACAATCAAATTTTACTCGTAGTTAATCGCCCTATAGCTTTAAATTTAGATTCTCAAAACCGTCTTCATGCTGAAGGTGAAACTGCAATTAGATTTGCTGATGGCTATAGTTTTTATTCTTATCATGGTGTTACGCTACCAGAAAGATACGGAAAATTACATCCTCATCAATGGCAAGCAAAATGGCTATTAGAAGAAAAAAATACTGAACTAAGGCGAGCATTAATTCAAGGAATTGGATATAGTAAAATCTGTCAAGAATTACAAGCTACTGAATTAGATTGTTGGCATGAATATGTGCTATTAAAAATAGATGCTTTTGTGGATATTGAAGAAATTTATCTGTTAAAAATGACTTGTCCTAGTACTGGGTTTATTTATGTGTTGCGAGTCCCACCTTACATGAAATCAGCAAGAGAGGCAATTCGCTGGGTGAATTGGGATATCGACCCAGAAGAATTTGGTATGCAAACGTGA
- a CDS encoding NAD(P)(+) transhydrogenase (Re/Si-specific) subunit beta, whose translation MSDFLPTGIQLTYLVAASLFIFGLKKLGSPATARNGNVIAAVGMLLAIVATMLDQHVLNYEMILLGLAIGSGIGAIAAYKVQMTEMPQMVGLLNGLGGAASALVAVAEFWRLLEHSQPIPLDVNISMLLDVLIGGVTFTGSFLAFAKLQGLISGSPITFPFQQPFNLLLLGAYLAGSAYLIVTPDSLPIFLAVVGVSLVLGVMFVIPIGGGDMPVVISLLNSLSGVAASAAGFVVMNNMLIIAGALVGASGLILTEIMCKAMNRSLFSVLFSAFGSGGGAAGAAAAGAADQTVRSIDPEEGAMMLGYARNVVIVPGYGMAVAQAQHSVRELADQLERMGVDVKYAIHPVAGRMPGHMNVLLAEANVPYTQLYDMDDINPQFEQADVALVIGANDVVNPAARSDTNSPIYGMPILEVDRAKQTIVIKRGMSAGFAGVDNELFYKDKTTMLFGSAKDMVAKLVSEVKQL comes from the coding sequence GTGAGTGACTTTTTACCGACTGGAATTCAGCTGACGTATTTAGTCGCTGCATCCTTATTCATCTTTGGTTTGAAAAAACTGGGATCGCCTGCCACAGCCAGGAATGGAAATGTGATTGCGGCGGTGGGAATGCTGCTGGCAATTGTGGCGACCATGCTAGATCAGCATGTGTTGAATTATGAAATGATTTTGTTAGGCTTGGCGATAGGTTCAGGCATTGGTGCGATCGCAGCCTACAAAGTCCAAATGACTGAAATGCCCCAAATGGTGGGTTTACTCAATGGCTTAGGTGGTGCAGCTTCCGCCCTAGTCGCTGTGGCAGAATTTTGGCGTTTACTAGAACACTCCCAACCCATCCCTTTAGATGTCAACATTTCCATGTTGTTGGATGTGTTAATTGGTGGTGTTACCTTCACGGGCAGTTTTCTCGCCTTCGCCAAATTACAAGGTTTAATTAGCGGTTCCCCCATTACATTTCCCTTCCAACAACCATTTAACTTGTTGCTGTTAGGTGCTTATCTAGCTGGTAGTGCTTACTTAATTGTCACACCAGATAGCCTACCCATATTTTTGGCAGTAGTTGGGGTTTCTTTGGTATTGGGTGTAATGTTCGTCATCCCCATTGGTGGCGGCGATATGCCTGTGGTAATTTCGCTGTTAAACTCCTTATCGGGTGTCGCTGCATCGGCGGCGGGGTTTGTGGTGATGAACAATATGTTAATCATCGCCGGCGCATTGGTGGGAGCTTCTGGCCTCATCCTGACGGAAATCATGTGTAAAGCCATGAACCGTTCTCTGTTCAGCGTGCTGTTCAGTGCTTTTGGTTCAGGTGGCGGTGCTGCTGGTGCGGCGGCGGCTGGTGCAGCAGATCAAACCGTCCGCAGTATTGATCCCGAAGAAGGTGCGATGATGTTGGGTTATGCCCGGAACGTCGTCATTGTTCCTGGTTACGGTATGGCAGTTGCCCAAGCGCAACACAGCGTGCGAGAGTTGGCAGATCAACTAGAACGTATGGGTGTAGATGTGAAGTATGCCATTCACCCTGTAGCGGGGAGAATGCCCGGACACATGAACGTATTATTGGCAGAGGCGAATGTGCCTTACACCCAGTTGTACGATATGGATGATATCAATCCCCAATTTGAACAAGCTGATGTAGCTTTAGTCATTGGCGCGAATGATGTGGTAAATCCGGCGGCGCGTAGCGATACCAATAGCCCAATTTACGGAATGCCAATTTTGGAAGTAGATCGGGCAAAGCAAACAATCGTAATTAAGCGCGGGATGAGTGCTGGTTTTGCTGGTGTAGATAATGAATTGTTCTACAAAGATAAAACCACAATGCTTTTTGGTAGCGCGAAAGATATGGTGGCGAAGTTGGTTTCGGAAGTGAAGCAACTTTAA
- a CDS encoding NAD(P) transhydrogenase subunit alpha, which translates to MTDALLAALFVFVLASFIGFEVINKVPPTLHTPLMSGSNAISGIAVLGAIVASGAKETSVSVILGLIAVVLATVNVVGGFLVTDRMLQMFKKKEIKA; encoded by the coding sequence ATGACAGATGCGTTACTTGCGGCATTATTTGTCTTTGTGTTGGCATCATTTATTGGCTTTGAAGTGATTAACAAAGTCCCACCAACTCTACACACGCCCTTAATGTCTGGTTCCAATGCGATTTCTGGCATTGCGGTACTGGGGGCGATAGTAGCGTCTGGTGCTAAGGAAACAAGTGTTTCGGTAATTTTGGGTTTGATTGCTGTGGTACTCGCCACAGTCAACGTTGTGGGTGGTTTTCTCGTCACCGACAGAATGCTACAAATGTTCAAGAAAAAGGAGATTAAGGCGTGA
- a CDS encoding Re/Si-specific NAD(P)(+) transhydrogenase subunit alpha, with amino-acid sequence MRIAVAKEIEVCERRVALNPETVARLVKQGLEVWVEKGAGERSFFSDAAYQAAGAEIISDTDQLWNQADILLKVSPPQEREDGRSEIDLLREGSVLISFLNPLGNPVVAQQLANRKVTALSMELIPRTTRAQSMDALSSQASLAGYKSVLIAAAALPKYFPMLTTAAGTIAPAKVLIMGAGVAGLQAIATARRLGAVVEAFDIRPAVKEEVQSLGAKFVEVKLDEETTAAGGYAKEISEASKQRTQEVLAEHIKNSDVVITTAQVPGRKAPLLVTEEMVAQMKPGSVIVDLAAEQGGNCACTDPGKDIVWNGVTIIGPINLPSSMPVHASQLYSKNLTSLLQLLINKEKALQINFADDIIDAACITHAGEIRNQRVKDGLQTINTQQPAVN; translated from the coding sequence ATGAGAATAGCAGTTGCTAAAGAAATAGAAGTTTGCGAACGTCGTGTGGCTTTAAATCCTGAAACTGTGGCGCGACTTGTCAAACAAGGTTTAGAAGTATGGGTAGAAAAAGGTGCAGGAGAGCGTTCATTTTTTAGTGATGCTGCATATCAAGCCGCAGGTGCAGAAATTATTAGTGATACTGATCAATTATGGAACCAAGCAGATATTTTATTAAAAGTTAGTCCACCCCAAGAGCGAGAAGATGGACGATCAGAAATTGATTTACTGCGGGAAGGATCGGTTTTAATTAGCTTTCTCAATCCTTTAGGAAATCCAGTAGTTGCCCAACAGTTAGCTAATCGCAAAGTTACAGCCTTGAGTATGGAATTGATCCCCAGAACTACCAGGGCGCAAAGTATGGATGCTTTGTCTTCCCAAGCTTCACTCGCCGGTTACAAATCTGTATTAATCGCTGCTGCCGCCTTACCTAAATATTTCCCGATGCTGACAACAGCAGCAGGGACAATTGCCCCAGCTAAAGTATTGATTATGGGTGCAGGTGTCGCGGGATTACAAGCGATCGCCACCGCCAGACGTTTGGGTGCTGTTGTGGAAGCCTTTGATATTCGTCCCGCCGTCAAAGAAGAAGTCCAAAGCTTAGGCGCAAAATTTGTGGAAGTCAAACTCGACGAAGAAACCACCGCCGCAGGTGGTTACGCCAAAGAAATTTCCGAAGCCAGCAAACAACGAACTCAAGAAGTTTTAGCAGAACATATCAAAAACTCTGATGTCGTGATTACTACCGCCCAAGTCCCTGGGAGAAAAGCGCCACTGCTTGTCACAGAAGAAATGGTGGCACAGATGAAACCAGGTTCAGTCATTGTCGATTTAGCCGCAGAACAAGGTGGTAACTGCGCCTGCACTGATCCCGGTAAAGATATTGTCTGGAATGGCGTAACCATTATTGGGCCGATTAATCTCCCCTCATCTATGCCAGTTCACGCCAGCCAACTGTATTCCAAGAATCTCACATCTTTATTGCAACTATTAATCAACAAAGAAAAAGCTTTGCAGATTAACTTTGCCGACGACATCATTGATGCGGCTTGCATTACCCACGCAGGCGAAATCCGCAATCAACGTGTCAAGGATGGGCTGCAAACTATCAATACTCAACAACCTGCTGTTAATTAG
- a CDS encoding DUF2808 domain-containing protein: MQRPLFSHWLIRKPQFAILFALAVTSCLLTGLTTQVSAQSLPGFTLFSGIKAENQLPFRLDFGGQTNSRDRYILRIPQQKMKLAVAQFAITYPNYYKGSFDPKRVEVRFRGKKVPISEVKWDKEARIIEIFPEEPVPAGGPVELVLSNVENPSFGGVFYFNCQILSPGDTPLLRYIGTWILSIS; the protein is encoded by the coding sequence ATGCAACGTCCACTGTTCAGTCATTGGCTGATACGCAAGCCACAATTCGCAATTCTTTTCGCTTTAGCTGTAACTAGCTGTCTTTTAACAGGATTGACTACTCAAGTCTCTGCACAAAGCTTACCTGGATTCACATTATTTAGCGGTATCAAAGCCGAAAATCAGCTACCTTTCCGTTTGGATTTTGGCGGACAAACAAACAGTAGAGATAGATATATTCTGAGGATTCCTCAACAAAAAATGAAATTGGCGGTGGCGCAATTTGCCATCACTTACCCCAACTACTACAAAGGCAGTTTTGATCCCAAGAGAGTAGAAGTCAGATTTAGAGGGAAAAAAGTACCGATTTCGGAAGTGAAATGGGATAAAGAAGCCCGCATCATCGAAATATTTCCCGAAGAACCAGTCCCCGCAGGCGGCCCTGTGGAGTTAGTTTTATCTAATGTAGAGAATCCTTCATTTGGGGGAGTTTTCTATTTCAACTGTCAAATTCTCTCACCAGGTGATACTCCATTACTACGCTACATAGGAACTTGGATTTTGAGTATCAGCTAA
- the rpmH gene encoding 50S ribosomal protein L34, producing MKRTLRGTCRKRKRTSGFRARMRTPDGRNVIKARRKRGRYRLSV from the coding sequence ATGAAAAGAACCCTGCGTGGTACTTGCCGTAAGAGAAAAAGAACCTCCGGTTTTCGTGCCAGAATGAGAACACCAGACGGCAGAAACGTCATCAAAGCTAGGAGAAAAAGAGGACGTTATCGTCTGAGCGTATAG
- the rnpA gene encoding ribonuclease P protein component translates to MALPKANRLKSRKDFQAVFREGIRRQSSHFTLRALKPKATPESAGDTAATTKLATDTKKVDSTKIGISISTKVSKKAVVRNRIKRQMAAALHQLLPKLSPGWRLVFVVKPTTAESKCGSQQFLQELEQLLAQAEVLNGHS, encoded by the coding sequence GTGGCTTTGCCCAAGGCGAATCGACTAAAATCTCGCAAAGATTTTCAGGCAGTTTTCCGCGAAGGAATTCGGCGACAAAGCTCTCATTTCACTTTGAGAGCTTTAAAACCAAAAGCTACTCCAGAATCTGCTGGAGATACTGCCGCTACCACTAAACTAGCAACTGATACCAAAAAAGTTGATAGTACAAAAATTGGCATATCGATCAGCACGAAAGTCAGTAAAAAGGCTGTCGTGCGTAACCGCATTAAACGACAAATGGCAGCAGCCTTGCATCAGTTGTTGCCAAAATTATCTCCAGGATGGCGGTTGGTATTTGTGGTAAAACCAACAACAGCAGAATCTAAGTGCGGAAGCCAACAATTTCTGCAAGAATTAGAGCAGTTGTTGGCACAAGCTGAGGTATTAAATGGGCATTCGTGA
- a CDS encoding PH domain-containing protein — protein sequence MGIREEIYYEGGPHVGDLILNLLIGLTVVGIPLTVGAIVRALWLRYRITDRRISVTGGWMGRDRTDIIYSEIVKIVKVPRGVGIWGDMVVTLRNGSRLEMRAVPNFREVYDYINEKIAAKNPTYSAA from the coding sequence ATGGGCATTCGTGAAGAAATTTATTATGAAGGCGGGCCTCACGTTGGGGACTTAATTCTCAACTTGCTGATTGGACTGACTGTTGTTGGTATTCCTTTAACAGTTGGAGCGATTGTCAGAGCATTGTGGCTGCGCTATCGCATTACAGACCGACGGATTTCAGTAACTGGCGGTTGGATGGGACGCGATCGCACTGACATTATTTACTCAGAAATTGTCAAAATCGTCAAAGTTCCCCGTGGTGTTGGCATTTGGGGAGATATGGTAGTCACCCTCAGAAATGGCAGTCGCTTAGAAATGCGGGCAGTTCCCAATTTCCGCGAAGTATATGACTACATCAATGAAAAAATTGCTGCCAAAAATCCCACTTATAGCGCGGCTTAA
- the yidC gene encoding membrane protein insertase YidC, with protein sequence MDFGIGFLSNNVMLPIIDFFYGILPSYGLAIVALTLIVRFALYPLSAGSIRNMRRMRIVQPLMQKRMQEIKERYKDDPQKQQEEMMNVQKEFGNPLAGCLPLLLQMPVLLALFATLRGSPFAGVNYSVNLQILPSEQIERIQPQAFATSPQNIYVADGEHHKVTAILPGGSKLAVGEKTKIQYQTLEGKPFDVLLTEHPETKLTPEWKITKGEERIKIDAEGNIEALQPGDVTLQGTIPGLAADKGFLFIDALGRVGAVDPDGTIHWDIVAMVIFFGISLYVSQILSGQNSSGGNPQQDTVNKITPVIFSGMFLFFPLPAGVLMYMVIGNIFQTLQTYILSREPLPEELQKIVAIQEKEAAVAEQKALPFEPKSSKKKPTG encoded by the coding sequence ATGGACTTTGGTATCGGCTTCCTCTCAAACAACGTCATGTTGCCAATCATAGACTTTTTCTACGGCATTTTGCCGAGCTATGGATTGGCGATCGTGGCCTTGACATTGATAGTCCGCTTTGCGCTTTACCCCCTGAGTGCTGGTTCAATCCGCAATATGCGGCGGATGCGAATTGTGCAGCCTCTCATGCAAAAGCGGATGCAAGAAATCAAAGAACGCTATAAAGACGATCCGCAAAAGCAACAAGAAGAAATGATGAACGTCCAAAAGGAGTTCGGCAACCCCTTGGCAGGATGTTTACCATTACTGTTGCAAATGCCTGTATTGTTAGCTTTGTTTGCTACTTTACGGGGATCACCGTTTGCCGGCGTAAATTACTCCGTCAACCTGCAAATCTTGCCATCTGAACAAATCGAACGAATTCAACCACAAGCCTTTGCGACTTCCCCACAAAACATCTACGTTGCTGATGGGGAACATCATAAAGTAACTGCTATTCTCCCTGGCGGTAGCAAACTAGCCGTCGGAGAAAAAACCAAAATTCAATATCAGACATTAGAAGGTAAGCCTTTTGATGTCTTATTAACAGAACACCCAGAAACCAAACTCACGCCCGAATGGAAAATCACCAAAGGCGAAGAAAGAATCAAAATCGATGCTGAAGGTAATATTGAAGCCTTACAACCTGGAGATGTGACACTGCAAGGCACAATTCCTGGACTAGCAGCCGACAAAGGATTTTTATTCATCGATGCCTTGGGTAGAGTTGGTGCAGTTGATCCCGACGGTACCATCCACTGGGATATTGTAGCGATGGTCATTTTCTTTGGGATCAGTCTCTACGTCAGCCAAATCCTTTCCGGGCAGAACTCCAGTGGCGGCAACCCCCAACAGGATACAGTCAACAAAATCACCCCAGTCATCTTTTCTGGGATGTTCTTATTCTTCCCCTTACCTGCTGGGGTGTTGATGTATATGGTAATTGGTAATATTTTCCAAACTCTGCAAACTTACATTCTCTCTCGTGAACCCTTACCAGAGGAACTGCAAAAAATTGTAGCCATCCAAGAGAAAGAAGCAGCAGTGGCAGAACAAAAAGCATTACCTTTTGAACCAAAAAGTTCTAAGAAAAAGCCTACAGGTTGA